Proteins from a genomic interval of Osmia bicornis bicornis chromosome 13, iOsmBic2.1, whole genome shotgun sequence:
- the LOC114871789 gene encoding mucin-3A-like has translation MHRDTSRMVYLELIIFLCSMVTFMPSNCETELENSNRKASLPKFLSELDVGSVETSLENEESLKKIVKRLAPEKNGEYQIYQVFFGNADLLKEWLKGAGVTGQPGVDFPALTTIPVTSFSCRGLKGGYYADLETNCQVFHICDNGRKISFLCPNGTIFQQSQLICDWWFKVDCSKSAELYEQSSEELEEERRRAESRKSKLDYQQSIENGGQQDYYDVQNLSYDGRQNGRVKTYEQPPKENQVQSNRERIKSSRHFDSGNDFSQESNVPRDGNQFYGPNGFHSGQRQQFNQFTRNTEEGNVNRHPTTSQDYYNTPKKAQNYHVTSRNSNNQRDEKGALKRLKFKSSTRVNSAPTVSQRVTPAYTESTTFRAGNTTPVKESQQVAESAAFVGNRGNRFNENTGNSHQYYYQVYSNRDSSTRNYESTTTWRQENDHYPTQRNDFQSFVTTSVPYETTQYVTSTPPPCNDDITTETTVATSPSTFSDTQSTTEPFFLANSNYDYRSSQGTTASRSTFVSYYDNSRATNENINTGTIPSTTRSYITTDTYRQNTATPSSSYQRFTSSPFVTSPTASVRGSNFGRSTESPVTRNTIDNQYNKLEGDSKLSSKNPSTVSPGYRQNFISTTTEKPYRTTVYQANAVTERDLSPYDRSFTYKQGKVMSTLGPYVPFTRNYVTSNATTLKPTPYTPTVPAYTSAKTLVPKLKYPAPTTLSKIKPSPRFSEREHALSMLNSLKNLEQKVPSLSETLRVDEKTSNVSSPPAPSTLHSLALYFSTAAENFESNETTDPSIVFDEEIEKSVISKKSNGTVKVPAGLLTPNTISSYVELFKLNDSLDNDNQTTEDRLDNASVYGEDYNDDLELQQSGGSLDELRKSNSTRLRELAQVFTHALSAYLVDPDSFKRVLTEIRPTEPPSTTEQWRTTTAHSVTDQDEVLDFSDDNDIRQKLTTDYSTTFEPPTTIQDNVYDSFSTLPSTYYTSPRTFIQDVYETATNPPTDGYFETSAPPTEGTFSADHPSSLYTTDSSIFYSQNNVVSPVTDNYVPSDENQSRVGGFQNNSVTITTEPYGNKQSFVTTPLNDNHLVSPTSSSPSVFVHMVTHNWNRKSTSKKPEQQLTPPLFETHAETVRRDNERISTSINPESYSSTPMTVHTVRSTSINQAVVTNQPYRSSHHKSLISEPKSVFPTSRSSYMKFRNIYNRLDDQITERPTTARVTEPITTTYTPETTPCANDDSTDSFESLNEESKLLNNDHWTSSPAVTRLWETSVFVDPQRINHGLESDLGTTIPADSSTGSQERLDYEGTSLQEDVSGSSEESFLEEDLPLTQRLSRDKDSPTTFSLLPTSFTQNTVTPKPLITTRSSITTTITSSITSTNSLPQESLVTSALPSTVGLNANGTENEIAEKLFGKLNVSSTNTLMRVMKQADNNETVRQLVLLLVQHCTDLTNKTMQKEKEELLNTLLKLPVNEFASDESKNIVAEINHLSLPAVRPTNQPRSSMATEPPVTTFRSRKSRKFRTTTEHSVNVVRRSETSEGNNSLQEDETSVSDSRALELLRSLYTIATKWG, from the exons ATGCACAGGGATACTTCGAGAATGGTTTACCTTGaattaatcatatttttat GTTCAATGGTTACTTTTATGCCTAGCAACTGTGAAACAGAG TTAGAAAATAGCAATAGAAAAGCAAGTCTGCCGAAGTTCCTATCAGAATTGGATGTGGGGAGCGTAGAAACATCATTAGAAAACGAGGAATCGTTGAAGAAGATTGTTAAAAGACTAGCACCGGAGAAGAATGGCGAGTACCAAATTTATCAAG TCTTCTTCGGCAATGCGGATCTTCTCAAGGAATGGCTCAAAGGAGCGg GCGTAACAGGCCAGCCTGGAGTCGACTTTCCAGCTCTCACGACAATTCCCGTCACATCGTTCAGCTGTCGCGGACTGAAAGGTGGTTACTACGCGGACTTGGAGACAAATTGTCAA GTATTCCACATCTGCGACAATGGCCGCAAGATATCATTTCTCTGTCCGAACGGTACCATCTTTCAACAGTCGCAGTTGATTTGCGATTGGTGGTTCAAGGTGGACTGCAGTAAATCTGCGGAGCTTTACGAGCAGAGCAGCGAGGAGTTAGAGGAGGAACGAAGACGAGCCGAATCGCGAAAATCGAAATTGGATTATCAACAATCGATAGAGAACGGTGGACAGCAGGATTACTACGACGTTCAGAATCTCAGTTACGATGGTAGACAGAATGGAAGAGTGAAAACGTACGAGCAACCACCGAAAGAAAATCAAGTGCAGTCTAATAGGGAGAGAATTAAATCATCCCGACACTTTGATTCCGGCAACGATTTCAGTCAAGAATCCAACGTTCCACGAGATGGTAATCAATTTTACGGTCCCAATGGATTCCACTCGGGTCAAAGACAACAATTCAATCAATTCACGAGAAACACCGAGGAGGGGAATGTTAATAGACACCCGACGACGAGCCAGGACTATTATAACACCCCTAAGAAAGCGCAAAATTATCACGTTACTAGTAGAAACTCGAATAACCAGCGCGACGAGAAGGGAGCACTGAAgagattgaaattcaagagtTCTACCAGAGTTAATTCTGCTCCTACAGTTTCGCAGAGAGTCACACCAGCTTACACCGAATCGACTACGTTCCGTGCTGGAAATACAACCCCGGTAAAAGAATCTCAACAGGTCGCTGAAAGTGCAGCGTTCGTTGGTAATCGTGGAAATCGGTTTAACGAAAACACTGGCAATTCTCATCAGTATTACTATCAAGTATACTCCAACCGTGATTCTAGCACAAGAAATTACGAATCTACGACGACCTGGAGACAAGAGAACGATCATTATCCGACGCAGAGGAATGATTTTCAATCTTTTGTTACCACGTCTGTTCCTTATGAAACGACTCAATATGTGACTAGTACTCCACCCCCGTGCAATGACGACATCACCACGGAAACAACCGTGGCAACAAGTCCATCCACGTTCTCCGACACTCAATCAACGACAGAGCCATTTTTCCTGGCTAATAGTAATTACGATTATCGATCGAGCCAGGGCACCACTGCGAGTCGCAGCACCTTCGTCAGTTATTACGATAACAGTAGAGCGACTAATGAGAACATTAATACAGGGACGATCCCATCGACGACTCGTTCGTACATAACCACAGACACTTACCGTCAGAATACAGCGACTCCGAGTTCTTCTTACCAAAGATTCACTAGCAGTCCATTTGTAACTTCACCCACAGCCTCGGTTCGCGGTAGCAACTTTGGGCGCAGCACCGAGTCCCCTGTAACAAGAAACACCATAGAcaatcagtataataaattgGAAGGGGATTCGAAACTCTCCAGCAAGAATCCCTCCACGGTTTCGCCAGGGTACAGGCAGAATTTCATCAGCACAACCACAGAGAAACCTTACAGAACTACGGTTTATCAGGCAAACGCAGTTACCGAAAGGGACCTGAGTCCTTATGACAGAAGCTTTACTTACAAACAGGGTAAAGTGATGTCCACTCTGGGCCCGTATGTACCGTTCACCAGGAACTATGTTACCAGTAATGCTACCACGTTGAAGCCCACTCCGTACACTCCTACAGTACCTGCATACACTTCGGCTAAGACCCTGGTACCAAAGCTGAAGTATCCTGCCCCGACCACCCTGAGCAAGATCAAACCAAGTCCACGTTTCTCCGAGAGGGAGCACGCGTTGAGTATGTTGAACTCCTTGAAGAATCTGGAACAGAAAGTGCCGAGTTTGTCAGAAACGTTGAGAGTCGATGAGAAGACCTCCAACGTGTCTTCCCCTCCAGCTCCTTCGACGTTGCACTCTTTGGCTCTGTATTTCTCTACAGCCGCTGAGAATTTCGAATCCAACGAAACTACCGATCCGTCTATTGTTTTCGACGAGGAGATAGAGAAGTCTGTGATCTCGAAAAAGAGTAATGGAACTGTGAAAGTACCAGCAGGACTACTTACCCCGAACACCATCAGCTCTTACGTTGAGTTGtttaaattaaacgattcatTGGACAACGATAATCAAACGACTGAAGATCGTTTGGATAATGCTAGTGTTTATGGGGAGGATTACAATGATGATTTAGAATTGCAGCAAAGTGGAGGATCCCTGGACGAGCTTCGAAAGTCGAATAGCACCAGGCTTAGAGAATTGGCACAGGTCTTCACTCATGCTCTGTCAGCTTACCTGGTGGACCCAGATTCGTTTAAAAGGGTGCTCACTGAGATTAGACCCACTGAACCACCCTCGACTACTGAACAATGGAGGACGACTACTGCTCACTCTGTCACTGATCAGGACGAGGTCCTAGATTTCTCTGATGATAACGACATCAGGCAAAAATTGACTACTGATTATTCGACTACCTTTGAACCACCTACTACGATTCAGGATAATGTTTATGATTCCTTCAGCACGTTACCAAGTACTTATTACACTAGTCCTAGGACATTTATTCAAGACGTCTATGAAACTGCCACGAACCCTCCAACTGATGGCTATTTCGAGACCTCTGCGCCTCCAACGGAGGGCACCTTCTCTGCAGATCATCCTAGTTCTTTGTATACTACTGACTCGAGTATATTCTATAGTCAAAACAATGTTGTTTCACCAGTGACGGACAATTACGTTCCTTCCGATGAAAATCAGAGTCGAGTCGGTggttttcaaaataatagcGTTACAATCACCACTGAACCATACGGGAACAAACAATCGTTCGTTACCACACCTCTGAACGATAATCATCTAGTTTCACCTACTTCGTCTTCGCCATCGGTATTTGTGCACATGGTTACCCATAACTGGAACAGGAAGTCGACCAGCAAGAAACCTGAACAACAATTAACTCCTCCGTTATTTGAAACTCATGCAGAGACAGTTCGTAGAGATAACGAGAGAATATCTACTTCTATAAATCCGGAAAGTTATTCGAGCACACCAATGACTGTACACACTGTACGTTCTACGAGCATTAATCAGGCAGTGGTGACTAATCAGCCTTACAGAAGCTCGCATCATAAGTCATTGATATCCGAGCCAAAATCTGTCTTTCCTACTTCAAGATCCAGTTATATGAAATTCcgaaatatttataatcgaCTGGACGATCAAATTACAGAGAGACCAACGACAGCCAGAGTGACGGAGCCCATAACGACCACCTACACTCCTGAGACGACACCCTGTGCAAACGATGATTCCACTGATTCGTTTGAATCACTGAACGAAGAATCGAAATTATTGAACAACGATCATTGGACATCTTCACCAGCGGTCACTCGACTTTGGGAGACCTCGGTGTTCGTCGATCCTCAGAGAATCAATCATGGTTTGGAGTCTGATTTAGGCACCACCATCCCAGCGGATAGTTCCACTGGTAGTCAAGAGAGGCTGGATTACGAAGGTACTTCTCTTCAGGAAGACGTATCTGGAAGTTCAGAGGAATCATTCTTAGAGGAGGATCTACCCCTGACGCAAAGATTATCCAGGGACAAGGATTCACCTACAACCTTCTCTTTGCTTCCAACTTCCTTCACGCAAAATACGGTCACACCTAAGCCATTAATTACCACAAGGTCCAGTATCACCACCACCATAACTTCTTCCATCACGTCCACTAATTCCCTGCCTCAGGAGAGTCTCGTCACTTCCGCCTTACCATCCACTGTTGGGTTAAATGCAAACGGTACAGAGAATGAAATTGCTGAGAAATTGTTTGGGAAATTGAATGTTTCCAGTACCAATACCTTGATGAGGGTGATGAAGCAGGCTgataataacgaaacagtcAGGCAATTGGTCCTCTTGCTGGTACAGCATTGTACTGATCTGACGAACAAGACGATGCAGAAGGAGAAGGAAGAACTGTTGAATACGCTTCTTAAACTACCTGTGAACGAGTTTGCGTCCGACGAGTCGAAGAATATCGTGGCTGAGATCAATCATCTCAGCTTACCTGCGGTTAGGCCAACCAATCAGCCGAGGAGCTCGATGGCCACGGAACCCCCGGTGACCACCTTCAGGAGTAGAAAGAGTCGTAAATTTCGTACGACCACAGAACATTCAGTGAATGTTGTGAGGAGATCGGAGACGTCTGAAGGGAACAATTCGTTACAGGAAGATGAGACTTCGGTGTCGGATAGCAGGGCGTTGGAACTTCTTCGCTCGTTGTACACGATAGCCACGAAGTGGGGCTGA
- the LOC114871815 gene encoding serine protease snake-like isoform X2 yields the protein MAEVELGRRTSDSSGRCGFEDFTEIVCCPVNITDKIARRPADVACQQYDINITIDNKKPDDLSFHIFGGIQAQSGEFPYMVALGYENDNLEEDPSPIRYSCGGSLISSQHVLTAAHCVNNVNEKVPVEIRLGSEDIKSSATNVQRIPISDIISHPEYKRSMNYNDVAILKLKTRVQVSNTVKPICLETRSLDSMSITSRTPLVVIGWGATSFDTENSVKLMRTPSLSLVDREECAEQYTGFLKLPRGIDENLICAMDPNSTRRADACQGDSGGPLLMLTEKGDSVIGITAFGQSCGSSVPGVYTAIHSYLDWIEQHVWLSSEPKSLTKTQITYIAV from the exons ATGGCAGAAGTGGAGCTAGGGAGGAGGACCTCGGATTCCTCGGGAAGATGCGGTTTCGAGGATTTCACAGAGATCGTTTGTTGCCCCGTAAATATCACCGATAAAATAGCCCGTCGTCCAGCCGACGTTG CCTGCCAACAATACGACATTAATATAACAATAGACAACAAGAAGCCAGACGATTTGTCTTTTCATATATTTGGAGGTATCCAAGCCCAGTCTGGCGAGTTTCCATATATGGTAGCACTTGGATACGAGAACGATAATCTGGAAGAAGATCCGTCACCCATCAGATATAGTTGCGGAGGTAGTTTAATATCCTCTCAACACGTGCTAACTGCTGCACATTGCGTTAACAATGTGAACGAAAAAGTACCTGTCGAA ATACGACTGGGAAGCGAAGACATAAAAAGCTCAGCGACAAATGTGCAACGTATCCCCATCAGTGATATAATATCCCATCCAGAATACAAACGCAGTATGAATTATAACGACGTGGCTATTTTGAAGTTGAAGACCAGGGTACAAGTTTCGAATACGGTTAAACCTATCTGTCTCGAAACCAGATCCTTAGATTCCATGAGTATCACTTCGAGGACACCTTTGGTGGTGATCGGATGGGGAGCTACAAGTTTCGATACCGAGAATTCTGTTAAACTGATGAGAACTCCTAGTCTAAG CCTCGTGGACAGAGAAGAATGCGCCGAACAGTATACCGGATTCCTGAAATTACCTCGTGGCATCGACGAGAATTTGATCTGCGCTATGGATCCTAACAGTACCAGAAGAGCGGACGCTTGTCAAGGTGACAGCGGAGGGCCTTTATTAATGTTAACCGAGAAAGGGGACAGTGTGATAGGAATCACTGCTTTTGGACAAAGTTGTGGTAGTTCAGTTCCAGGTGTTTACACTGCGATACACTCTTACCTGGATTGGATCGAACAGCACGTATGGTTGAGCAGCGAACCGAAATCTTTAACCAAAACACAGATTACTTATATCGCTGTATGA
- the LOC114871815 gene encoding serine protease snake-like isoform X1, with protein sequence MCNALLSFILVKFSIVLIVSAIEEDLYEGSQCTLENGNPGVCKRLPDCSVRMAEVELGRRTSDSSGRCGFEDFTEIVCCPVNITDKIARRPADVACQQYDINITIDNKKPDDLSFHIFGGIQAQSGEFPYMVALGYENDNLEEDPSPIRYSCGGSLISSQHVLTAAHCVNNVNEKVPVEIRLGSEDIKSSATNVQRIPISDIISHPEYKRSMNYNDVAILKLKTRVQVSNTVKPICLETRSLDSMSITSRTPLVVIGWGATSFDTENSVKLMRTPSLSLVDREECAEQYTGFLKLPRGIDENLICAMDPNSTRRADACQGDSGGPLLMLTEKGDSVIGITAFGQSCGSSVPGVYTAIHSYLDWIEQHVWLSSEPKSLTKTQITYIAV encoded by the exons ATGTGCAACGCTCTTTTATCATTCATCCTCGTCAAATTCTCCATCGTTCTCATAGTGTCCGCGATAGAAGAAGATCTGTACG AAGGCAGCCAGTGCACGTTGGAAAATGGTAACCCAGGAGTGTGCAAAAGATTACCCGATTGTTCGGTCAGAATGGCAGAAGTGGAGCTAGGGAGGAGGACCTCGGATTCCTCGGGAAGATGCGGTTTCGAGGATTTCACAGAGATCGTTTGTTGCCCCGTAAATATCACCGATAAAATAGCCCGTCGTCCAGCCGACGTTG CCTGCCAACAATACGACATTAATATAACAATAGACAACAAGAAGCCAGACGATTTGTCTTTTCATATATTTGGAGGTATCCAAGCCCAGTCTGGCGAGTTTCCATATATGGTAGCACTTGGATACGAGAACGATAATCTGGAAGAAGATCCGTCACCCATCAGATATAGTTGCGGAGGTAGTTTAATATCCTCTCAACACGTGCTAACTGCTGCACATTGCGTTAACAATGTGAACGAAAAAGTACCTGTCGAA ATACGACTGGGAAGCGAAGACATAAAAAGCTCAGCGACAAATGTGCAACGTATCCCCATCAGTGATATAATATCCCATCCAGAATACAAACGCAGTATGAATTATAACGACGTGGCTATTTTGAAGTTGAAGACCAGGGTACAAGTTTCGAATACGGTTAAACCTATCTGTCTCGAAACCAGATCCTTAGATTCCATGAGTATCACTTCGAGGACACCTTTGGTGGTGATCGGATGGGGAGCTACAAGTTTCGATACCGAGAATTCTGTTAAACTGATGAGAACTCCTAGTCTAAG CCTCGTGGACAGAGAAGAATGCGCCGAACAGTATACCGGATTCCTGAAATTACCTCGTGGCATCGACGAGAATTTGATCTGCGCTATGGATCCTAACAGTACCAGAAGAGCGGACGCTTGTCAAGGTGACAGCGGAGGGCCTTTATTAATGTTAACCGAGAAAGGGGACAGTGTGATAGGAATCACTGCTTTTGGACAAAGTTGTGGTAGTTCAGTTCCAGGTGTTTACACTGCGATACACTCTTACCTGGATTGGATCGAACAGCACGTATGGTTGAGCAGCGAACCGAAATCTTTAACCAAAACACAGATTACTTATATCGCTGTATGA